A single region of the Sulfitobacter geojensis genome encodes:
- a CDS encoding TetR/AcrR family transcriptional regulator: MQPDTKTTLLDIAEKAARSRGFDGFSYGDLAQAAGIRKASIHYHFATKAVLSAALMDRYHASVEQVCTEIEATHQNAADRLAALVAFYRNALGGGETLCLCVAFTISRDSLADEVKDKIVAFRAMMTTWITALFELGKQDGTISAISAPEAEAHATLATLEGAHLAAHAEQNLTAFDKATEVLLAR; encoded by the coding sequence GTGCAACCCGATACCAAAACAACACTGCTGGATATCGCTGAAAAAGCAGCGCGTAGTCGCGGCTTCGACGGGTTCAGCTACGGCGATCTGGCGCAAGCTGCCGGCATCCGCAAGGCATCCATCCATTACCACTTTGCCACCAAGGCGGTGCTTTCCGCCGCGCTGATGGATCGCTATCACGCATCGGTCGAACAGGTCTGTACTGAGATAGAGGCAACGCACCAAAACGCCGCCGACAGGTTGGCCGCTTTAGTGGCGTTCTATCGCAATGCCTTGGGCGGCGGCGAAACATTATGTCTTTGCGTGGCTTTCACCATCAGCCGTGATAGCCTTGCGGATGAGGTGAAAGACAAGATCGTCGCCTTTCGCGCCATGATGACCACATGGATCACAGCCCTGTTTGAGCTGGGCAAACAAGATGGCACAATTTCAGCGATAAGCGCCCCTGAAGCGGAAGCACACGCAACCCTCGCCACGCTCGAAGGAGCACATCTCGCCGCGCATGCAGAGCAAAACCTCACCGCGTTTGACAAGGCGACAGAGGTGCTTCTGGCCCGCTGA
- a CDS encoding flavin monoamine oxidase family protein: MHTDTLIIGGGLAGLSLASRLTDLGHSYILAEARDRLGGRIAAIRHEGATFDTGPTWFWPGQPRIAKLIRDLGLTRFDQYAQGDLMFENAQGQPQRGQGFASMEGSFRLEGGLIRLIDGLSAKVDANNLHLSAPITTLTRADGIITATYRDGRTVRASRVVLALPPRLAAQITYTPALPDQALQAMQNIATWMAGHAKAVAIYDRPFWREAGLSGDAMSRFGPLAEIHDASPPQGGPFALFGFLGVPSQARKDQEWLRQQITAQLIRIFGPDAGAPQRLAIKDWAYDPFTATALDQRPLYAHPHYGLPTTLSGLWDGKLIFGGTEVAPEFGGYLEGALEAAENALTQLNRP; the protein is encoded by the coding sequence ATGCACACCGATACCCTTATCATCGGGGGCGGGCTTGCAGGGCTCTCCCTTGCAAGCCGCCTGACGGATCTCGGCCACAGCTATATCTTGGCCGAGGCCCGAGACCGTCTTGGCGGGCGGATCGCGGCAATCCGGCATGAAGGTGCCACTTTCGATACGGGGCCCACGTGGTTCTGGCCCGGTCAGCCGCGCATCGCAAAACTGATCCGTGATCTGGGGCTGACGCGGTTTGATCAATACGCCCAAGGCGATCTGATGTTTGAGAACGCGCAGGGGCAGCCCCAACGTGGTCAGGGGTTTGCCTCGATGGAAGGCTCCTTTCGTCTTGAGGGCGGATTGATCCGGCTGATTGACGGCCTGTCCGCCAAGGTAGACGCAAACAATCTGCATCTATCCGCCCCGATCACGACGCTGACCCGCGCGGACGGCATCATCACCGCGACCTATCGCGATGGCCGTACCGTGAGGGCCAGCCGCGTGGTGCTGGCGCTGCCCCCGCGGCTGGCGGCACAGATCACCTACACCCCCGCCCTGCCCGACCAAGCGCTTCAGGCGATGCAAAATATCGCCACATGGATGGCAGGTCATGCCAAGGCCGTCGCGATCTACGACCGCCCCTTCTGGCGCGAAGCCGGATTGTCGGGCGATGCCATGAGCCGCTTTGGTCCTCTGGCAGAAATCCACGATGCATCACCCCCGCAAGGCGGCCCCTTTGCGCTGTTCGGTTTTCTTGGCGTGCCCTCTCAGGCGCGAAAGGATCAAGAGTGGCTGCGCCAGCAAATTACGGCACAACTGATACGTATTTTCGGACCGGATGCAGGCGCGCCGCAGCGCCTGGCGATCAAGGATTGGGCCTATGATCCCTTTACCGCCACCGCGCTGGATCAAAGGCCCCTCTACGCCCATCCGCATTACGGCCTGCCGACAACACTCAGCGGGTTATGGGACGGTAAACTGATCTTTGGCGGTACAGAAGTCGCGCCGGAATTTGGCGGCTACCTTGAAGGGGCTTTGGAAGCCGCCGAAAATGCGTTAACCCAATTGAACAGGCCTTAA